In one window of Burkholderia cenocepacia DNA:
- a CDS encoding C40 family peptidase, protein MQHRSLTQACARTIAGLFIGALFAAAPGAFADEVSSFNQNVTNSTQIGSGSSLQQTNAQSSSGGAKSFLAGMAGKAGDVVVGALNMIGVRYRWGGNSPDSGLDCSGFVRYVFQDTLGMSLPRRAEEMSRVGEKVSMSNLKPGDLVFFNTMRRTFSHVGIYIGDNKFVHSPSTGSTVRVDDLDSGYWEKRFTGARRIESEFPMKPEDLRRVRATIGDDSANGSN, encoded by the coding sequence ATGCAGCATCGATCCCTGACCCAGGCATGCGCGCGCACCATCGCCGGGCTGTTCATCGGCGCCCTGTTCGCAGCAGCACCCGGCGCGTTCGCCGACGAAGTCAGCAGTTTTAACCAGAATGTCACCAATTCGACTCAGATCGGGTCGGGTTCCTCCCTCCAGCAGACCAACGCGCAGTCGTCGAGCGGCGGCGCGAAGTCGTTCCTTGCCGGCATGGCGGGCAAGGCGGGCGACGTGGTCGTCGGCGCGCTGAACATGATCGGCGTTCGGTATCGCTGGGGCGGCAACTCGCCGGATTCGGGCCTCGACTGCAGCGGCTTCGTGCGCTACGTGTTCCAGGACACCCTCGGCATGTCGCTGCCGCGTCGCGCGGAAGAAATGAGCCGCGTCGGCGAGAAGGTGAGCATGAGCAACCTGAAGCCGGGCGATCTCGTGTTCTTCAACACGATGCGCCGCACGTTCTCGCACGTCGGCATCTATATCGGCGACAACAAGTTCGTGCACTCGCCGTCGACGGGCAGCACCGTCCGCGTCGACGATCTCGACAGCGGCTACTGGGAAAAGCGTTTCACCGGTGCGCGCCGGATCGAATCGGAATTCCCGATGAAGCCCGAAGACCTGCGCCGCGTGCGCGCGACGATCGGCGACGATTCGGCGAACGGCAGCAACTGA